The Mauremys reevesii isolate NIE-2019 linkage group 1, ASM1616193v1, whole genome shotgun sequence genome segment TTTGTCATCCACCCAGAACAATCGCTGTCTCTCTGCCCCAGATTTGACAGCAGAAAAGCGCCCGGTTTTCAACTCCGTTTCGTCACTCTCTATCCTGCACAAGCCGGAGCGATCCATCAGCCCTGAGAGCAATGACAGTATCTCAGAAGAGCTGAATCATTTCAAACCTATTGTCTGCTCACCATGCACTCCTCCTAAGAGGCTTCCCGACGGCAAAGTCTTGAGTCCTTTGATTATAAAGTCTACTCCAAGGAACCTGAACCGAAGCCTGCAGAAACCAACCACCTATGAAGCTAGTCCCAGAATCCTGAAAAAATGGGAGCAAATATTTCAGGAGCGCCAGATTAAAAAGACTCTCTGTAAAGCTACCCTTACATCTCTGGCTTCAGAGACTGGAGAGGACTTTCTGGTTCCTGACGTTGCTAACTCCAATAAAGAGCAGCCACGAATGTTAAATGATCAAATTCCACCTGGTTCTgcagcacacacaaacacagagttAGATTATTTCCCTTCGATCAGTGAAGTGAAGCTCGAAAGGACTGGTAACAAGAAAAACCGTTCACAGGCCTTAACAATGGATGGCAGTTTCTCTGAACTAGATACAAGGTCAAATGGAATCTCTCTGAACACTCAAATTTCAGATGGGTCTGAAGTAAAAACAAATTCATATCTGGACAAATCTGGTCATTATTTTTGCCCCAATGCTAAGACAAGAAGAATAATTGGAGTCAACCCAGCGCTGCCAGGGAACAGTATGCTAGGGGTTTCTGTCAAGACATCAGGAAAAAAGCAGCTTAAATACCTGAACAATAGTGAATTGATCAACGTACAAAACGGTACCTGCAATTCTGTTGAAAATGTTATTGGCGAACAGCCCCCTTCACTGAGACGAGGACGAAAGAGACACTGTAAAACAAAGCACTTGGAACAGAATGGTTCGGTTAAAAGACTGAGGCAGACAGCTGGCGAGATGGGCTTGGCCACAGCTGATCCTTTAGTGAGGGAGATGGAACAGAagctgcagcaggaggaggaagacaggAGGCTGGCCTTACAACTGCAGCGAATTTTTGATAGTGAAAACAGGACAATGGATAGGCGGAAAGGAAGAGTAGATCAATATCTCTTGCGGTCAAAGAGCACTACAGGTGCAAAGTAGCACTTAGGAACAATGTTGCCTTTTGTAGAGGACATGAGGTTTATCAAAATATCCTATAGGAGGAACTATTTTCTTGTCATACTACCAcccacaaattttttttttctttttgatggtAAGACGTTTTCGATCCAGTTCACGCTGAAGCCAGGGTCCTtgcaggttaaaaacaaaaattcaccTGTCCCGTTTTGTCCATCACTCTGAAAGACAACTGATCCTCACCATGTATACGCTGAAATGTACTTAAACATAGTAGGTGACATTTCTGAGTTAAATGCTGGTGGTGACCATCTTACTAAGGCAATGGGATACCAAGAGTATATGAGCCCAATGATAAGGACCTTGTCAATCCAATGTCCAGCCTGCTGCATCATGTCAGACAGAAATTAGGGATTGAAAACATATTTACATAAATCATCCAGACTGtttctctccaacaccccaatcCTGTGCCTGTTTCACACTCTCCCTTATATTGCAGCCAGATACTGTGAATGGATCATAAGTTATACCATAGTGAGGTAAACTCCCTGGTTTGTGATAACCTTGTAACAATGGGACCCCTTAAGAAAGAGGTTATGAGCCATGCTTTCTCCTTTGTGTCCTAAGGAGCAAATGGATACACCGATAGTGGATATGATTCAGTAACACCTTCCAGGGGCACAAAAAATGAAATACATTAGACAGCGTAGATCAGAGGTTATTGTAATGAGACCAAATGAAATGTAGGAAACATGCAAACCAAGGATTTTACGGAAAATGCATTGTTGAAAACTGGTTAATCGATGTTGGTAATTATCGCAGAAAACTGAGCTGTAAAGAAAAGGCAAAGTGAATACTTCCAACCCACTCTCTTGGGATGGCATGAAGGTGAAACCAACCAGGCAATGTGGTTTTGCTCATCTTGGACATTTAGGAAGAGAAGcatcaggaaggaaggaagccacCCAAATGAATCCGTTTGACAGTGGCAGCATGGGAGCCCCGTGTACTGCTCATTCCCTAGGTATAAACCAGCCACGCTTGGTAGTATTACTTAGCACTTAGTGCACTATTTACCCAGAGGTTTCAGAGCATTTGGTAGCAGCAAGTAGCCATTATCTTCACTTTAGAGATgtataaactgaggcacaaaggttaCAATTTGGCTGCTAATTTTGGGCCCCTCCCATTCcagttgaagtcattgggagctgggggtgcttggCACTGTTAAAGTTTCTTGGTCCTAGATCTCTGAAATGGGGCTCTCCAAACCAGTGGCATCCAGTTAGTTGACACTTCAGCCTATCAGCTTGCCCAGGGTCAGTggtagagttgggaatagaacccaggactctTGACTGGTCCAGGACAGTATCCAATGGAGAACGTGTTCTCCACCCCACATGCGGCAATCACCACATGAAGCCCTTTCCAAGTGAGAATTCCCACAAGGCTTTCACTGTTGAGCTTAATGCCAGTCTGGCCCAAATCACTCTGATGTTTTAAGCAGCCCGATGAAGTCTATCTGCCTGCGTGCATCATGGAGggtgtttgtttttctctcttgaACCAATTGCAAGGAATATAGATCAGTGCATTAGGTAAGATAAATGTCCAGGCTCACTGTTAATGGGTGCCCTTCCTTTCCAAAGAACCTCTGCTTTTCTCCCTTTCACCTCAGGCCTGTCCTTGCAATTGTTTCACTGAGTGAAATAATTTTCTCGATTACCACCAGTAATGGGCTCAAAAATGTCACTCTTTGAATCTTGAATTTCTGACCTAGATGATGGATCTTCTGTTCTTTCAGTGgagttttttcccccttcagaaAGGTGAGTCTGCTGGTTTAATATCTTGTTGCTCCTTATACCAGGTGACGCTGGCATTTTAAAGAGCTACCTGAAACACGCTGCCCCAGCAGTACACCAAGCAGCTGGCAAAACTTGCAGCTGACCTGTGGAGTGCAGGGAGGTTCTGCTAATGCAGCATATAAGAAGCTGATGTAAAAGGATTTTAATAGTTCATCTGTTTCTGCCGTGTCTTTTGCTCTCTCCTTCCATCTTAAATGATGATGAATGGCTTGCCTTCCTGGCAACGAAGGAATTGGTTTCATCTCCGGCTTGCCACTTATTCATATAACTACAAGGACCCTGAAGCTTTTTACTGCtttaaactggattttttttaaaaaaaagatc includes the following:
- the RNF169 gene encoding E3 ubiquitin-protein ligase RNF169, giving the protein MAAAGPGGRAAAPVRRGRRRRAQAEEEAGAECPLCREALVEAVTPPCRHSLCRSCFQRCLQGPGLCCPLCRSRLSTWARRQQSGAAAAGGGGEQRAPDEDFIFRAPIKLSKPGELREEYESQLRKLREEKLQEEKTSEDLIHKLILEDMEVGKRKMEEQQKKDEPLMLKMNQECFPERLSDSENEEPFRSKHTHRSAFVSKGSAYSFAFLTGNLTSKLERSQSCNDTIQDRSKSRQRSAPANRTKVPSVTSASTPIVGVLSSTQNNRCLSAPDLTAEKRPVFNSVSSLSILHKPERSISPESNDSISEELNHFKPIVCSPCTPPKRLPDGKVLSPLIIKSTPRNLNRSLQKPTTYEASPRILKKWEQIFQERQIKKTLCKATLTSLASETGEDFLVPDVANSNKEQPRMLNDQIPPGSAAHTNTELDYFPSISEVKLERTGNKKNRSQALTMDGSFSELDTRSNGISLNTQISDGSEVKTNSYLDKSGHYFCPNAKTRRIIGVNPALPGNSMLGVSVKTSGKKQLKYLNNSELINVQNGTCNSVENVIGEQPPSLRRGRKRHCKTKHLEQNGSVKRLRQTAGEMGLATADPLVREMEQKLQQEEEDRRLALQLQRIFDSENRTMDRRKGRVDQYLLRSKSTTGAK